One region of Gossypium raimondii isolate GPD5lz chromosome 6, ASM2569854v1, whole genome shotgun sequence genomic DNA includes:
- the LOC105774633 gene encoding threonine synthase 1, chloroplastic — protein MASSCSLFHSSLSSKSKSKFPLPRHQNNTKFNRPPPTVISCTSSSTYDPCPSTTSSNSNSPSPLKSGRLADENIRDEARRHRSIANNTFSAKYVPFNAGPDSTESYSLDEIVYRSLSGGLLDVQHDIEALKKFDGAYWRELFDSRVGKTTWPYGSGVWSKKEWVLPEIDPDDIVSAFEGNSNLFWAERYGKQFLGMNDLWVKHCGISHTGSFKDLGMTVLVSQVNRLRKLKRPVVGVGCASTGDTSAALSAYCAAAGIPSIVFLPANKISIAQLIQPIANGAFVLSIDTDFDGCMKLIREVTSELPIYLANSLNSLRLEGQKTAAIEILQQFDWEVPDWVIVPGGNLGNIYAFYKGFKMCQELGLVDRVPRLVCSQAANANPLYLCYKSGWIQFKAVKANTTFASAIQIGDPVSIDRAVYALKNSNGIVEEATEEELMDAMAQADSTGMFICPHTGVALSALIKLRNSGVIAAGDRTVVVSTAHGLKFSQSKVDYHSKKIPDMACRFANPPVQVKADFGSVMDVLKKYLGNKTPNH, from the coding sequence ATGGCTTCCTCTTGTTCTCTCTTTCACTCTTCTCTCTCCtccaaatccaaatccaaattcCCATTGCCCCGtcatcaaaacaacaccaaaTTCAATCGCCCTCCCCCTACTGTTATCTCATGCACCTCCTCATCTACCTACGATCCCTGCCCTTCTACTACCTCCTCTAACAGTAACTCCCCTTCTCCACTAAAGAGCGGACGCCTTGCCGATGAGAACATCCGCGATGAGGCTCGTCGCCACCGCTCCATTGCCAACAACACCTTCTCCGCCAAGTACGTTCCCTTCAATGCTGGACCCGACTCCACCGAGTCGTACTCGCTCGACGAGATCGTATACCGGAGCCTTTCGGGCGGACTGCTCGACGTTCAACATGACATTGAGGCTTTGAAGAAGTTCGACGGCGCGTATTGGAGGGAGTTGTTCGATTCACGCGTGGGGAAAACCACGTGGCCGTACGGGTCAGGAGTATGGTCCAAAAAGGAATGGGTTTTACCCGAGATAGACCCGGACGACATCGTTTCGGCTTTCGAAGGGAACTCCAATCTGTTCTGGGCCGAACGTTACGGGAAACAGTTCTTGGGGATGAACGATTTGTGGGTTAAACACTGTGGAATCAGCCACACCGGTAGTTTCAAGGATTTGGGAATGACCGTTTTGGTCAGCCAAGTTAACCGTCTGAGAAAACTGAAACGACCCGTCGTCGGAGTCGGCTGCGCATCCACCGGCGACACGTCGGCTGCCTTGTCCGCTTATTGCGCCGCCGCTGGGATCCCTTCCATTGTCTTTTTACCGGCAAATAAAATCTCCATTGCCCAATTAATTCAACCGATAGCGAATGGCGCTTTCGTTCTGAGCATCGACACCGATTTTGACGGTTGCATGAAGTTAATACGGGAAGTCACCTCAGAGTTACCGATTTACCTTGCCAATTCATTGAACAGTTTGAGACTGGAAGGGCAAAAAACGGCTGCCATTGAGATTTTACAGCAGTTTGATTGGGAAGTTCCAGATTGGGTTATTGTTCCCGGCGGTAATTTGGGGAACATTTATGCTTTCTACAAAGGGTTCAAAATGTGTCAAGAACTAGGGCTTGTTGATAGGGTACCTCGATTAGTTTGTTCCCAAGCCGCCAATGCTAATCCCCTTTATTTGTGTTATAAATCAGGGTGGATTCAGTTTAAGGCAGTCAAGGCAAATACTACATTTGCTTCAGCTATTCAAATTGGTGACCCTGTTTCTATAGATAGAGCTGTTTATGCTTTGAAAAACTCAAATGGGATTGTTGAAGAAGCGACGGAGGAAGAGTTAATGGATGCAATGGCGCAGGCAGATTCTACAGGGATGTTTATTTGCCCTCATACTGGAGTTGCATTGTCTGCCTTGATTAAGCTTAGGAATAGTGGGGTTATTGCAGCGGGGGATCGAACGGTTGTGGTTAGCACAGCTCATGGATTGAAGTTTTCGCAATCTAAGGTCGATTATCACTCAAAGAAGATCCCGGATATGGCCTGCCGGTTTGCTAATCCGCCAGTGCAAGTGAAGGCAGACTTTGGTTCTGTTATGGATGTGCTGAAGAAGTATTTGGGAAATAAAACTCCAAATCACTAA